In Desulfofundulus kuznetsovii DSM 6115, the following are encoded in one genomic region:
- a CDS encoding bifunctional ADP-dependent NAD(P)H-hydrate dehydratase/NAD(P)H-hydrate epimerase codes for MRVVTGGQMRELDRTAMEDYGIPGLVLMENAGLAVVRVVQQVLGEVAGKRVAVFAGKGNNGGDGLVVARHLFNAGAEVKVLLLAKPEEITGDAAVNLAIWQKMGQPVYPVARGEDLNAVRLFLVGAHAVVDAIFGTGFKGAAREPAAGVIEAINASGKPVVAVDIPSGVEADTGQVHGPCVRATHTVTFALPKLGLVQEPGRSHVGELHVADISIPSFLLEEGAPGRYLITEKMVREWLPPRPAWAHKGSCGRVLVVAGSRGMTGAACLAALGAARAGAGLVTLAVPAELQDVMAVKLTEVMTVGLPGTQEGTLARSARSEILALLERADVLAIGPGLSRHLETVALVRELLPALRVPCVIDADGLNALAGDVQLLNRISVPAVVTPHEGEMARLLGRPLEEVRSRRLAVAEEAAAAWGVVTLLKGAATLVACPDGTTYINPTGNPGMATGGSGDVLTGIIAGLLAQGMSAPRAAAAGAYLHGLAGDMAAREKGMRGLLAGDILELLPAAISRVECIYT; via the coding sequence ATGCGGGTGGTTACCGGAGGGCAGATGCGCGAGCTGGACCGCACTGCCATGGAAGATTACGGCATACCGGGGTTGGTGTTGATGGAAAATGCCGGTTTGGCGGTAGTACGGGTCGTCCAGCAGGTGCTGGGTGAAGTGGCGGGCAAACGGGTGGCCGTTTTTGCCGGTAAAGGTAATAACGGGGGAGACGGACTGGTGGTGGCCCGTCACCTGTTTAACGCCGGGGCGGAGGTCAAAGTTTTGCTCCTGGCCAAACCGGAGGAAATTACCGGAGATGCGGCAGTGAATTTAGCTATCTGGCAGAAGATGGGCCAACCGGTGTATCCCGTGGCCAGGGGCGAGGACTTGAATGCGGTACGCCTGTTCCTCGTAGGTGCCCACGCCGTGGTAGATGCCATCTTTGGCACCGGATTTAAAGGTGCGGCCCGGGAGCCGGCGGCGGGAGTGATTGAGGCCATCAATGCCAGCGGCAAGCCGGTGGTGGCCGTGGACATACCCTCCGGGGTGGAGGCCGATACCGGGCAGGTGCATGGACCCTGTGTGCGGGCCACCCACACCGTAACTTTTGCCCTGCCCAAGCTGGGCCTGGTGCAGGAACCCGGGCGCAGCCACGTTGGGGAACTGCATGTGGCCGATATTTCCATTCCTTCTTTTTTGCTGGAAGAGGGTGCACCCGGTCGCTATCTGATCACTGAAAAAATGGTCCGGGAATGGCTGCCTCCCCGGCCCGCTTGGGCTCACAAGGGGTCCTGCGGCCGTGTGCTGGTGGTGGCCGGTTCCCGGGGTATGACCGGGGCAGCCTGCCTGGCAGCCCTGGGTGCCGCCCGGGCCGGGGCGGGGCTGGTGACCCTGGCCGTACCCGCAGAGCTGCAGGATGTGATGGCGGTAAAACTGACGGAAGTCATGACGGTCGGACTGCCCGGAACCCAGGAAGGAACCCTGGCCCGCAGCGCCCGGAGCGAAATTCTGGCCCTGCTGGAAAGGGCCGATGTGCTGGCCATCGGCCCGGGTCTTTCCCGGCACCTGGAAACAGTGGCCCTGGTGCGGGAGTTGTTGCCGGCGTTACGGGTGCCCTGTGTGATCGATGCCGATGGTCTGAACGCCCTGGCCGGCGATGTACAGTTGTTGAACCGTATTTCTGTGCCCGCGGTGGTTACGCCCCACGAAGGGGAGATGGCCCGCTTGCTGGGGCGTCCCCTGGAGGAAGTCCGCTCCCGGCGCCTGGCAGTGGCGGAGGAAGCGGCGGCGGCCTGGGGCGTGGTGACCCTGCTGAAAGGGGCCGCTACTCTGGTCGCCTGCCCCGACGGTACTACTTACATCAATCCCACCGGCAATCCCGGCATGGCCACTGGAGGCAGCGGTGATGTCCTTACGGGGATAATTGCCGGGCTTTTGGCCCAGGGGATGAGTGCTCCCCGGGCCGCGGCGGCGGGGGCATACCTGCACGGCCTGGCCGGGGACATGGCCGCCCGGGAAAAAGGCATGCGGGGCTTGCTGGCGGGCGATATTCTGGAATTACTGCCGGCGGCTATATCACGGGTGGAATGTATATACACTTAA
- a CDS encoding ABC transporter ATP-binding protein, whose protein sequence is MIRTSGLVKYYGRIMALQGLDMAVPQGAIYGFIGQNGAGKTTTLRILAGLLLPDGGAAEIGGYDVVRHPRAVRGIVGYMPDFFGVYDDLRVGEYLLFYAAAYGIRGQRAARLRDDLLELVELGDKRDAFVDTLSRGMQQRLCLARSLIHDPQVLLLDEPASGLDPLARVEMREILKELCRLGKTIIISSHILSELADLCTHIGMVTSGRIVRQGLLHEVLAAAHRRNFIVRCYGGLAPALAVLEEWPGVEIINTTEEQVEFRLSDGPAQAAALLKEMISAGAAVTHFAETQQSLEDTFLQLAREGDKA, encoded by the coding sequence ATGATCCGTACCAGCGGTCTGGTTAAGTATTACGGGCGGATCATGGCATTGCAGGGGCTGGATATGGCGGTGCCTCAAGGGGCCATCTACGGGTTCATCGGGCAAAACGGGGCCGGTAAGACCACCACCCTGCGCATCCTGGCCGGACTTTTGCTGCCCGACGGTGGTGCGGCTGAAATAGGAGGCTATGATGTGGTGCGTCACCCCCGGGCGGTGCGGGGCATTGTGGGTTACATGCCCGATTTCTTTGGGGTGTATGACGATTTGAGGGTGGGGGAGTACCTTTTGTTTTACGCGGCTGCCTACGGCATCCGGGGCCAGAGAGCGGCCAGGTTGCGGGATGACCTCCTGGAGCTGGTGGAACTGGGGGATAAGCGGGACGCCTTTGTTGATACCCTGTCCCGCGGGATGCAGCAGCGCCTTTGCCTGGCCCGCTCCCTGATCCACGATCCCCAGGTGCTGCTCCTGGATGAGCCGGCCAGCGGCCTGGATCCCCTGGCCCGGGTGGAAATGAGGGAAATTTTAAAGGAATTGTGTCGCCTGGGCAAAACCATCATCATCAGCAGTCATATCCTGTCGGAGCTGGCGGATCTCTGTACCCATATCGGCATGGTTACGTCCGGCCGCATCGTACGCCAGGGGCTATTGCACGAAGTGCTGGCCGCCGCTCACCGGCGGAATTTCATCGTGCGCTGTTACGGCGGCCTGGCCCCGGCGCTGGCCGTACTGGAGGAGTGGCCGGGAGTGGAAATAATCAACACCACGGAGGAACAGGTTGAATTCCGCCTGTCCGACGGTCCGGCCCAGGCGGCGGCCCTGTTGAAGGAGATGATCTCCGCCGGGGCGGCGGTAACTCATTTTGCCGAAACACAGCAGAGCCTTGAGGATACCTTTTTGCAGCTGGCCAGGGAGGGGGATAAAGCATGA
- a CDS encoding accessory gene regulator ArgB-like protein, giving the protein MVRFNPSRELAGYLRKTLALTEEQEEIAAYSLLILFQTVISLLGVSLVAWLAGCLTAALAALFTSAFLRSFSGGAHCTSPARCTVLSILTVPLLGTLATNLAPFFSRPLLALVVLAGGVLAFAVVLRLAPVDSPAKPITSSRERQRFRWLSSAAVLGVVTLQLALLVLSSPNMAILILAAEMGMLWQVFSLTRTGHRFVARIDKLLEFI; this is encoded by the coding sequence ATGGTTCGCTTCAATCCCTCCCGGGAATTAGCCGGTTACCTGCGCAAAACCCTGGCACTGACAGAAGAGCAGGAAGAGATTGCGGCCTATAGCCTGCTGATCCTCTTTCAGACTGTAATCTCCCTGCTGGGCGTGTCACTGGTGGCATGGCTGGCGGGATGCCTGACGGCCGCCCTGGCAGCACTTTTTACAAGCGCCTTTCTGCGCTCTTTTTCCGGCGGCGCCCATTGTACATCGCCCGCACGGTGTACTGTTTTAAGTATCCTGACTGTCCCCTTGTTGGGAACGCTGGCAACCAATCTTGCACCATTTTTCTCACGCCCTTTACTGGCCCTGGTGGTTCTGGCCGGCGGGGTACTGGCTTTTGCGGTTGTCTTGCGGCTGGCGCCGGTGGATTCCCCGGCCAAGCCCATTACCTCATCACGGGAACGGCAACGTTTCCGCTGGCTCTCATCGGCAGCAGTGCTAGGTGTTGTTACGCTTCAACTCGCTCTTCTAGTACTCTCCAGCCCCAACATGGCAATCCTAATCCTGGCTGCCGAAATGGGTATGCTGTGGCAGGTTTTTTCCCTGACCCGTACCGGTCACCGCTTTGTAGCCAGGATAGACAAACTGTTAGAATTCATCTGA
- a CDS encoding RNA polymerase sigma factor, translating into MWQELYRLIYRYFSGLGLTREDAEDLAQETLVAAYLHLDGVRPGKLRAWLFTVARHKYIDWLRRSPKGVVLVNFPAEELTDGVRGPEEAALAGAVRETVAAALNRLSPPERTLLALKYNLGLNTEEIAAALKMKPGTVKVRLFRARQKFKEEYTKLWEG; encoded by the coding sequence TTGTGGCAGGAATTGTACCGGTTGATTTACCGCTACTTCAGCGGCCTGGGGCTGACCCGGGAAGATGCCGAGGACCTGGCCCAGGAGACGCTGGTGGCGGCCTACCTCCACCTGGACGGGGTGCGGCCGGGAAAGTTAAGGGCCTGGCTTTTCACTGTCGCCCGCCACAAGTACATTGACTGGCTACGCCGCTCCCCCAAGGGGGTGGTGCTGGTGAATTTTCCTGCGGAAGAGCTGACGGACGGGGTACGGGGTCCGGAGGAAGCCGCGCTCGCCGGGGCGGTCCGGGAGACGGTAGCGGCTGCGCTGAACCGCTTAAGCCCCCCGGAGCGGACCCTGCTGGCGCTGAAGTATAACCTGGGCCTGAACACGGAAGAGATTGCCGCCGCCCTGAAGATGAAGCCCGGCACCGTCAAGGTGAGGCTCTTCCGGGCCAGGCAGAAGTTTAAAGAGGAATACACAAAGCTCTGGGAGGGCTGA
- the acpS gene encoding holo-ACP synthase, translated as MERDTRGNICSIGSDLVSVGRIREVTVKFGERFITRVFTGQERRYCAARRDPYPCYAARFAAKEAVLKALGTGLTAGCSWRNVEIVPGRQGVPQVQLYGRAALLARERGIKKFLITLSHDDLYAVAFAVALGD; from the coding sequence ATGGAACGCGATACGCGAGGCAACATCTGCAGCATTGGTTCGGACCTGGTTTCCGTGGGCAGGATCAGGGAAGTGACAGTGAAATTTGGGGAACGCTTTATAACCAGAGTTTTTACCGGGCAGGAGCGCCGGTACTGCGCTGCCCGCCGGGACCCCTACCCCTGTTATGCAGCCCGATTTGCCGCCAAGGAAGCGGTTTTAAAGGCCCTGGGCACCGGATTAACTGCGGGTTGCAGCTGGCGGAACGTGGAAATAGTTCCCGGCAGGCAAGGTGTCCCGCAGGTGCAGTTGTACGGTCGGGCCGCCCTGCTCGCCCGGGAGCGGGGGATTAAAAAGTTTCTGATCACTCTTTCCCACGACGATTTGTATGCCGTAGCTTTTGCTGTGGCCCTTGGTGATTAA
- a CDS encoding ABC transporter permease, producing the protein MKTFLRNQWEGLRNGLVPMLGKEMRGRTRGLRSPLLLSFFLGLMSAGTVAFLWLILERTSHIMPQVGLNLYSLLALGMILLLAFIAPAVAAGAISGERERRTYDLLLVTKASLTGIVLGKWLASVAYLLFLVLAALPVLAVVFLFGGVPLANMGMALVVALTTGLGYGALGLALSAILRRSQAATIVSLVLVFMLVFGSLVVAGVASAGRQPAGDVILRAGESWESVSGPPWYIYLSPLAALSPVLPGMENEGLAMSGRIPLVGTLLNEILRQFRMGPEAGTYVYGYAYGPGYPGVYPGAPGRAGLPSWARFALCQGILAIISLVISVLVIAPRKPWSVWLASRRARARGQEGIPL; encoded by the coding sequence ATGAAAACATTCCTCCGGAACCAGTGGGAAGGACTGCGCAACGGCCTGGTTCCCATGCTGGGCAAGGAAATGCGCGGCCGTACCCGGGGACTGCGTTCCCCTTTGCTGCTCAGCTTTTTCCTGGGGCTGATGAGTGCCGGTACGGTGGCTTTTCTGTGGCTTATTCTGGAGCGCACCAGTCACATAATGCCTCAGGTGGGCTTGAACCTGTACAGCCTTCTGGCCCTGGGCATGATCTTGCTCCTGGCCTTTATTGCCCCGGCCGTAGCTGCAGGAGCTATCAGTGGCGAGCGGGAGAGACGCACCTATGATCTCCTGCTGGTGACAAAGGCTTCTTTAACGGGAATTGTCCTGGGCAAGTGGCTGGCCTCGGTGGCCTACCTCCTCTTCCTGGTGCTGGCCGCCCTGCCGGTGCTGGCGGTGGTCTTTCTTTTCGGCGGGGTACCCCTGGCCAACATGGGCATGGCCCTGGTGGTGGCCTTAACCACCGGTTTGGGCTACGGCGCCCTGGGCTTAGCCCTGTCGGCAATTTTGCGCCGCAGCCAGGCGGCCACCATTGTTTCCCTGGTCCTGGTCTTTATGCTGGTTTTTGGTTCCCTGGTGGTAGCGGGAGTGGCCAGTGCCGGCAGGCAGCCGGCTGGGGATGTGATCTTGCGGGCTGGTGAGTCGTGGGAGTCCGTTTCCGGCCCACCCTGGTATATTTATCTGAGCCCCCTGGCGGCTCTGTCCCCGGTTTTGCCCGGTATGGAAAATGAAGGGCTGGCCATGAGCGGGCGCATCCCCCTGGTGGGAACGCTGCTCAACGAAATCCTGCGCCAGTTCCGGATGGGTCCGGAAGCTGGAACCTATGTTTACGGGTATGCTTACGGGCCGGGCTACCCGGGCGTATATCCCGGGGCCCCGGGAAGGGCCGGGTTACCGTCGTGGGCCCGTTTTGCCCTCTGCCAGGGAATACTGGCGATAATCTCCCTGGTGATATCGGTTCTGGTCATTGCCCCCCGCAAGCCCTGGTCGGTGTGGCTGGCCTCCCGGCGGGCCAGGGCCAGGGGGCAGGAAGGGATTCCGTTATGA
- a CDS encoding bifunctional diguanylate cyclase/phosphohydrolase has translation MSTRKEKRERDIAEHILSTHIACILLCLLVLPALYDLKPWQTYQSTIYYWLFPSIAMSLFLVTYLLQKFYSKKLGNAGELFIISILLPLTLSLAVAFPATKFLLLIPVIIAATTWGKKVGVAVAAFSSCVVLISDLFPILHPFSPRAFQIDLVNAGVIVLAGWFIGGLTDIETETRNSLIHLANTDGLTGLYNHRYFQEELRRRLTEAEKTGRPLSLIMMDIDYFKFYNDAFGHQKGDQVLATIGRILARLVKEPSFAARYGGEEFVVVMPGATREAARELDEQIKREVAGFPFEGAENLPTGRMTISSGIACYPGDGTTARELIRVADDALYRAKYGRKTHLYFSVVDELRAFSHSEKELFNSLKTLLTIVNARDRYTFGHSERVAGYAVALAERMGLPPDHVSLLQCGAYLHDIGKVEIPPEILNKPDKLDPKEWEIVKNHPEWGGNIVRPLTLLSAIVPLIRHHHENYDGSGYPDGLAGEEIPLFARILRIVDSFDAMTTDRPYKEAKTPVEACMVLKEEAGKMFDPHLVELFTKFILEQEERKNFISPQSRRKPAAG, from the coding sequence ATGAGTACACGGAAAGAAAAAAGGGAACGAGATATTGCCGAGCATATCCTATCTACACATATCGCATGCATTCTTTTATGTCTTCTGGTTTTGCCGGCCCTATATGACTTAAAACCGTGGCAAACCTACCAGAGCACTATTTATTACTGGCTTTTTCCATCTATAGCCATGTCGCTTTTTCTGGTAACCTATCTGTTACAAAAATTTTACTCAAAAAAATTAGGTAATGCCGGCGAACTATTTATAATTTCCATCCTACTACCCCTCACCCTTTCCCTGGCCGTAGCCTTTCCGGCAACTAAATTCCTTCTCCTTATACCGGTAATTATCGCCGCTACCACCTGGGGTAAAAAGGTTGGGGTGGCAGTAGCTGCCTTTTCCAGCTGCGTGGTGCTTATCAGCGATTTATTCCCCATCCTGCATCCTTTTTCACCCCGGGCTTTCCAGATAGATCTGGTCAATGCCGGTGTAATCGTCCTGGCGGGGTGGTTTATCGGCGGGCTTACGGATATCGAAACCGAAACCAGGAACAGCCTGATCCACCTGGCCAATACCGACGGCCTGACCGGGCTTTACAATCACCGGTACTTCCAGGAAGAACTGCGCCGCCGCCTGACAGAAGCCGAAAAAACCGGCAGGCCTTTAAGCCTGATCATGATGGACATAGACTACTTCAAGTTTTATAACGATGCCTTCGGTCACCAGAAGGGTGATCAAGTCCTGGCCACCATCGGCCGTATACTGGCCCGGCTGGTAAAGGAGCCTTCTTTTGCGGCCCGTTATGGAGGGGAAGAATTTGTAGTAGTCATGCCCGGGGCAACCCGGGAGGCAGCCCGGGAACTGGACGAGCAGATCAAGCGGGAGGTGGCCGGCTTTCCCTTTGAAGGCGCCGAAAACCTGCCGACAGGCAGGATGACCATCTCCTCGGGCATAGCCTGCTACCCCGGGGACGGTACCACCGCGCGGGAACTGATCCGGGTGGCGGATGACGCCCTTTACCGGGCCAAATACGGCCGGAAAACCCACCTGTACTTCTCCGTGGTGGACGAACTGCGCGCCTTTAGCCACTCGGAAAAAGAGCTCTTTAATTCATTAAAAACCCTTCTTACCATTGTCAACGCCAGGGACCGTTATACCTTTGGGCATTCCGAACGGGTGGCCGGTTACGCCGTTGCCCTGGCGGAGAGGATGGGGCTTCCCCCGGATCATGTCAGCCTGCTCCAGTGCGGCGCGTACCTGCATGACATAGGAAAGGTTGAAATACCACCGGAAATACTCAATAAGCCCGATAAACTGGATCCAAAAGAATGGGAGATAGTTAAAAACCATCCCGAGTGGGGTGGGAACATTGTACGCCCCCTAACCCTGCTCTCGGCCATTGTCCCGCTGATCCGCCACCATCATGAAAACTACGACGGCAGCGGTTATCCCGATGGTCTGGCCGGAGAAGAGATCCCCCTTTTTGCCCGTATTTTGCGGATTGTCGATAGCTTTGACGCCATGACCACAGACCGCCCCTATAAAGAGGCTAAAACCCCTGTGGAAGCATGCATGGTCTTAAAAGAAGAGGCAGGGAAAATGTTTGACCCCCACCTGGTCGAATTATTCACGAAGTTTATCCTGGAGCAGGAGGAAAGAAAGAATTTTATTTCACCTCAATCCCGCCGAAAACCGGCGGCGGGTTAA
- a CDS encoding cyclic lactone autoinducer peptide, translated as MKRLYFSALSALFSVLAFVATVSIKPACFSLFYQPEIPRGLKK; from the coding sequence ATGAAGAGGCTATATTTCAGTGCTCTGTCTGCCCTTTTCAGTGTCCTGGCCTTTGTTGCCACGGTCAGTATAAAACCGGCATGCTTCTCTTTATTTTATCAGCCTGAAATACCCCGCGGTTTAAAAAAGTAA
- a CDS encoding DUF4350 domain-containing protein: protein MIAQLLWWLPLRQWSTAALAVVLIFCFLPAVFAAPDPESQSGPVKINVEPGWQGEVVPGKPGPAVVTLRNNSGRDISGVVEVINHYKHQPPPPPGSPPGTKPGPPVFIPASAFGEKVSLPAGAEKRVVLWFPWHGPGDKMIFRFLEGQKVLGSVEVNVPGTAGVIHGPMAGAVGVLGQVPPALEKVRLTMPDGVPRAPRIISLSADLFPRRSEDLNAFDTILVTGSGAGTLTEEQRRALAGWVEFGGHLVLAGGLEISDTLAVLPAGTTTIKSEGITDRGNWQPAAAWLKQPSSEVTGAPAARLAGKGTWWGPAESPLGLQEDYSYGKITVLTFDPNQAPFSRGSLGQALWKELLMTRNQEEYKFNPAFPMVRLESMSHLPNNLPRTAFPRWWVVGICLLAYIVVAGPLVYLVLRKLQRPELTWLAVPLLAVIFTGSLYLYMLRASTSVLVNTVQVADAATGDRVKGYTAVGFFAPTRPTFTATLAGGDRSVQVQTFGGRSWEIYGPPAEPPYTVIRGNDLEVRFSDASQWTMRTLAFRQDMAEAVAGLTAKLRVEGSRLIGTVKNGTALHLDHVTLLLGDDYRGLGDLAPGKEVAVNMPIPGPVTYNPQGTPRPHLPIWQIFLQPGGRSDKSKAGALPRGPYPPDYQPPPRPLTVEEQRRAMMLEQWLGMYRYGPVENVSQPLTLVAWTHNPLQDVEVKNLRAKTHYLSMIFLRPELAIPRGAFDLPPGLVVPQPVDMQVRGISGHNNLIGLDGGSVTYAFRPGLPAGAKVEEITVELPFFPARSTPGMPRGAVGPPSSQAGDVAPGALEIYHPGRGRWEPLAGAKSFTLPGEYVKPDGEVLLRVNGESFSSGRGFYFLPPTVAYRGVMK from the coding sequence GTGATCGCTCAACTCTTGTGGTGGCTGCCGTTGCGGCAATGGTCCACCGCCGCACTGGCAGTTGTATTGATCTTTTGTTTTTTGCCGGCTGTTTTTGCCGCCCCTGATCCAGAAAGTCAGTCCGGTCCCGTAAAAATTAATGTCGAGCCCGGCTGGCAGGGGGAGGTGGTGCCGGGAAAACCCGGCCCGGCGGTGGTAACTCTGAGAAACAACAGCGGGCGGGACATCAGCGGTGTGGTGGAAGTAATCAACCACTATAAGCACCAACCACCTCCGCCTCCCGGTTCTCCACCCGGTACCAAACCGGGGCCGCCCGTTTTTATTCCCGCTTCGGCCTTTGGCGAGAAAGTTTCCCTGCCTGCCGGTGCGGAAAAGCGTGTGGTGCTGTGGTTTCCCTGGCATGGTCCCGGGGACAAGATGATCTTCCGTTTTCTGGAGGGGCAAAAAGTCCTGGGAAGCGTAGAAGTGAATGTACCGGGCACCGCCGGCGTAATACACGGTCCCATGGCCGGGGCGGTGGGGGTGCTTGGGCAGGTGCCCCCGGCGCTGGAGAAGGTGCGTTTGACCATGCCCGACGGTGTTCCCCGGGCTCCCCGGATAATTTCCCTGAGCGCCGATCTTTTTCCCCGGCGTAGTGAAGACTTAAATGCCTTTGACACCATCCTGGTTACCGGGTCCGGGGCGGGTACCCTGACGGAAGAACAGCGGCGGGCCCTGGCCGGTTGGGTGGAGTTCGGAGGTCACCTGGTCCTGGCTGGAGGGCTTGAGATTAGCGATACCCTGGCCGTCCTGCCCGCCGGAACTACCACCATTAAAAGCGAGGGCATAACTGACCGGGGCAACTGGCAACCGGCGGCCGCCTGGTTGAAACAGCCCTCCTCAGAGGTAACCGGCGCCCCCGCAGCCCGTCTGGCCGGGAAGGGAACCTGGTGGGGGCCGGCGGAGAGCCCGCTGGGATTGCAGGAAGATTACAGCTACGGTAAAATTACCGTGCTTACCTTCGATCCCAATCAAGCCCCCTTCAGTCGGGGTTCCCTTGGGCAGGCCTTGTGGAAAGAGCTTCTCATGACAAGAAATCAAGAGGAATACAAGTTTAACCCCGCATTCCCCATGGTCCGGTTGGAGAGTATGTCCCACCTGCCCAACAACCTGCCCCGGACGGCCTTTCCCCGCTGGTGGGTAGTGGGGATCTGCCTGCTGGCCTATATAGTGGTGGCGGGGCCACTGGTTTATCTGGTCTTGCGGAAGTTGCAGCGGCCCGAGTTGACCTGGCTGGCCGTACCCCTGCTGGCCGTGATTTTTACCGGCAGCCTTTACCTTTACATGCTCCGGGCGAGCACCAGCGTACTGGTCAACACGGTACAGGTGGCCGATGCCGCCACCGGGGACCGGGTTAAAGGATATACGGCGGTAGGCTTTTTTGCTCCCACCCGGCCCACCTTTACCGCCACCCTGGCCGGGGGTGACCGTTCGGTACAGGTGCAAACCTTTGGGGGCCGGTCCTGGGAGATCTATGGCCCGCCGGCAGAACCGCCCTATACCGTAATCCGGGGCAACGACCTGGAGGTGCGTTTCAGCGATGCATCCCAGTGGACCATGCGCACCCTTGCTTTTCGCCAGGACATGGCGGAGGCTGTTGCCGGGCTGACGGCAAAACTGCGGGTGGAGGGGTCCCGGCTGATCGGCACGGTGAAAAACGGTACCGCCCTGCACCTGGATCACGTTACCCTGCTGCTGGGCGATGATTACCGGGGACTGGGGGACCTGGCGCCGGGTAAGGAGGTGGCCGTGAATATGCCCATCCCCGGGCCGGTTACCTACAACCCCCAGGGCACACCGCGCCCCCATCTGCCCATCTGGCAGATTTTCCTGCAACCGGGTGGTCGCAGTGATAAGAGTAAGGCTGGGGCCCTGCCGAGGGGGCCTTACCCGCCGGACTACCAGCCTCCGCCCCGGCCGCTGACTGTGGAGGAGCAGCGCCGGGCAATGATGCTGGAACAGTGGCTGGGCATGTACCGCTACGGGCCGGTGGAGAATGTGAGTCAGCCCCTGACCCTGGTGGCCTGGACCCACAACCCGCTGCAGGATGTGGAAGTGAAAAACCTGCGGGCCAAAACCCACTACCTCAGCATGATTTTCCTGCGCCCGGAACTGGCGATCCCCAGAGGTGCTTTTGACTTACCCCCGGGCCTGGTTGTGCCTCAACCGGTGGATATGCAGGTGCGGGGCATCTCCGGCCATAATAACCTGATTGGCCTGGATGGCGGTTCCGTAACCTATGCCTTCCGGCCGGGTTTGCCCGCCGGGGCAAAGGTGGAGGAAATTACGGTGGAACTGCCTTTCTTTCCCGCCCGGTCCACTCCCGGTATGCCCAGGGGGGCCGTTGGACCGCCTTCTTCCCAGGCCGGGGATGTGGCGCCCGGCGCCCTGGAGATTTACCACCCCGGACGGGGGCGCTGGGAGCCGCTGGCAGGGGCCAAAAGTTTTACCCTGCCTGGGGAATATGTCAAGCCGGACGGGGAAGTACTGCTGCGGGTAAATGGCGAGAGCTTTTCCTCCGGGAGAGGATTCTACTTCCTGCCGCCCACGGTGGCCTACAGGGGGGTGATGAAATGA
- a CDS encoding anti sigma factor C-terminal domain-containing protein, translated as MTGKELNMGEKEQETSGGLAGGEKEQFFWDERRFLRRVQWRSALRTILIALGVTVVSFVLLFVWTRHLLNEQGNRIDSFYPDLIRYSTPNTIAVRGSWQDVGWLGQQREYLLVRMVGDRPVYVGTTRVEYQVWGGEMFRDPDQTVLQVGGREYLLPGAVPRLRFFHPAVTHEQLPRQFDRLNGIPADKTVEMALSFSRLLTREEMTALLPAGVEPLWGAISAYSNEEIAEAGKKSPFAAYSLAHRLVGLPLGGFPDGEDAEPRFTEEKFPEELRRLSGIPSYSSELLKRTADYLQQNGIRYYGLVVCGKPADLLKLRDNPVVSAAVVGAVAGRE; from the coding sequence ATGACCGGAAAAGAGTTGAACATGGGCGAAAAAGAACAGGAAACTTCGGGAGGACTGGCCGGGGGCGAAAAAGAACAGTTTTTTTGGGATGAGCGGCGCTTTTTACGCCGGGTGCAGTGGCGTAGCGCTTTGCGCACGATCCTGATTGCCCTGGGGGTGACGGTGGTCAGTTTCGTGCTCCTTTTTGTGTGGACCAGGCACCTCCTGAACGAGCAGGGGAACCGGATCGATAGTTTTTACCCCGACCTGATCCGTTACAGCACTCCGAACACCATCGCTGTCCGCGGCTCCTGGCAGGATGTGGGCTGGCTGGGGCAGCAAAGGGAATACCTCTTGGTCCGGATGGTCGGCGACCGCCCCGTTTACGTCGGCACCACCAGGGTGGAATACCAGGTCTGGGGCGGGGAAATGTTCCGGGATCCGGACCAGACCGTGCTCCAGGTGGGGGGCCGGGAATACCTGCTGCCCGGCGCGGTCCCGCGGTTAAGGTTTTTTCACCCGGCGGTAACCCACGAACAGCTTCCCCGCCAGTTCGACCGCTTGAACGGAATACCCGCCGATAAAACGGTAGAAATGGCCCTGTCCTTCAGCCGCCTGCTCACCAGGGAAGAGATGACCGCCTTGCTTCCCGCGGGGGTGGAGCCGCTCTGGGGGGCCATTTCCGCCTACAGCAACGAGGAAATTGCGGAAGCGGGCAAGAAAAGCCCCTTTGCGGCATACAGCCTGGCACACCGGCTGGTGGGCCTTCCCCTGGGCGGCTTCCCGGACGGGGAGGACGCGGAGCCAAGGTTTACCGAAGAAAAATTTCCCGAAGAATTGCGGCGTTTAAGCGGGATTCCCAGTTACTCTTCTGAATTGCTCAAGCGCACGGCCGATTATTTACAGCAGAACGGCATCCGCTACTACGGCCTGGTGGTTTGCGGCAAACCGGCCGACCTTTTAAAATTGCGGGATAACCCGGTGGTTTCCGCAGCCGTTGTAGGAGCGGTCGCCGGGAGGGAGTAG